In Cupriavidus taiwanensis, the following proteins share a genomic window:
- a CDS encoding Lrp/AsnC family transcriptional regulator, with protein sequence MAAHSVSLDAYDLALLSALQADGRTTHQQLAERVHLSPSQVGRRLARLEADGVITGYRVSLSSQALGLGVVVFVSVKLAHHGDTIIERFREEILLLEEVQECYSVAGEADYLIRVVVPDLPTLAEFTMKRLMRVPGVESVRSNIVLTAIKCEGPLPLSHLR encoded by the coding sequence ATGGCGGCCCATAGTGTTTCCCTCGATGCGTATGACCTCGCCCTGCTGAGCGCGCTGCAGGCCGACGGCCGCACCACGCACCAGCAGCTGGCCGAGCGCGTGCACCTGTCGCCCAGCCAGGTCGGGCGCCGGCTGGCGCGGCTGGAAGCCGACGGGGTCATCACCGGGTACCGCGTCAGCCTGTCGTCGCAGGCGCTTGGTTTGGGCGTGGTGGTCTTTGTCAGCGTCAAGCTGGCGCATCACGGCGACACCATCATCGAGCGCTTCCGCGAAGAAATCCTGCTGCTGGAAGAGGTGCAGGAGTGCTATTCCGTCGCCGGCGAGGCCGACTACCTGATCCGCGTGGTGGTGCCGGACCTGCCCACGCTGGCCGAATTCACCATGAAGCGGCTGATGCGCGTGCCCGGCGTGGAAAGCGTGCGTTCGAACATCGTGCTGACCGCGATCAAGTGCGAGGGGCCGCTGCCGCTGTCGCACCTGCGCTGA
- the phhA gene encoding phenylalanine 4-monooxygenase — protein sequence MSIAMATEAPGAFQGTLTDKLKEQFDAGLLSGQELRPDFTIAQPVHRYTSIDHAIWRKLYERQAEMLRGRVSDEFLQGLATLGMEKDRVPDFDQLNETLMRATGWQVVAVPGLVPDEVFFEHLANRRFPASWWMRKPEQLDYLQEPDCFHDVFGHVPLLINPVFADYMEAYGKGGLKAAGLGALDMLSRLYWYTVEFGLIRTEQGLRIYGAGIVSSQGESIYSLDSASPNRIGFDVRRIMRTRYRIDTFQKTYFVIDSFEQLFDATRPDFAPLYEALRAQPTLGAGDIAEGDLVLNAGTREGWADTEDI from the coding sequence ATGTCCATCGCCATGGCCACCGAAGCCCCCGGCGCCTTCCAGGGCACCCTGACCGACAAACTCAAGGAACAGTTCGACGCCGGCCTGCTGTCGGGCCAGGAACTGCGCCCGGACTTCACCATCGCCCAGCCGGTGCACCGCTACACCAGCATCGACCACGCCATCTGGCGCAAGCTGTACGAGCGCCAGGCCGAGATGCTGCGCGGCCGCGTCAGCGACGAATTCCTGCAGGGTCTGGCCACGCTGGGCATGGAAAAGGACCGCGTGCCGGATTTCGACCAGCTCAACGAAACCCTGATGCGCGCCACCGGCTGGCAGGTCGTGGCCGTGCCCGGGCTGGTGCCCGACGAGGTCTTCTTCGAGCACCTGGCCAACCGCCGCTTCCCGGCCAGCTGGTGGATGCGCAAGCCCGAGCAGCTCGACTACCTGCAGGAGCCCGACTGCTTCCACGACGTATTCGGCCATGTGCCGCTGCTGATCAACCCGGTCTTTGCCGACTACATGGAGGCCTACGGCAAGGGCGGCCTGAAGGCGGCCGGCCTGGGGGCGCTCGACATGCTGTCGCGCCTGTACTGGTACACGGTCGAGTTTGGCCTGATCCGCACGGAGCAGGGACTGCGCATCTACGGCGCCGGCATCGTCTCGAGCCAGGGGGAATCGATCTACAGCCTGGACTCGGCCAGCCCCAACCGGATCGGCTTCGATGTGCGCCGCATCATGCGCACGCGCTACCGCATCGACACCTTCCAGAAGACCTACTTCGTGATCGACAGCTTTGAGCAGTTGTTCGACGCCACGCGCCCGGATTTCGCGCCGCTGTACGAAGCCCTGCGCGCGCAGCCGACGCTGGGCGCGGGCGACATCGCCGAGGGCGACCTGGTGCTCAACGCCGGCACCCGCGAAGGCTGGGCCGATACCGAAGACATCTGA
- a CDS encoding 4a-hydroxytetrahydrobiopterin dehydratase, with translation MTPLSPQARATLLADLPGWTTVDDRDAIFKRFTFHDFNAAFGFMTRVAIQAEKADHHPEWFNVYNRVDITLSTHDANGLTQRDIDLAHFIERAADAVTN, from the coding sequence ATGACCCCTCTGTCCCCGCAAGCCCGTGCCACGCTGCTCGCCGACCTGCCCGGCTGGACCACCGTCGACGACCGCGACGCGATCTTCAAGCGTTTTACCTTCCACGACTTCAACGCCGCCTTCGGCTTCATGACGCGCGTGGCGATCCAGGCCGAGAAGGCCGACCACCACCCGGAATGGTTCAACGTCTACAACCGGGTGGACATCACGCTGTCCACGCACGACGCCAACGGCCTGACCCAGCGCGACATCGACCTGGCCCACTTCATCGAGCGCGCCGCCGACGCGGTGACCAACTGA
- a CDS encoding response regulator transcription factor produces MRILLIEDDRQIASGVEAGLSRAGHQVRVVHDGVYATEHLLREQHDLVILDLGLPGIDGMTLLARYRARNRTTPVIILTARDELEDKLSGLNAGADDYLIKPFALPELEARVRVLLRRSQHGEAAPERDVRLGRLRLSGNDRRMFIDARPLELSPREFAVLELLLQRQGRVVSKAQLQDHLATFAHPAGEGGDTVGDTAIEVYVHRVRKKLEDSDVEIMTVRGFGYLLQIRAGQ; encoded by the coding sequence ATGCGTATCCTGCTGATCGAGGACGACCGCCAGATTGCCAGCGGCGTCGAAGCCGGCCTGTCCCGCGCCGGCCACCAGGTACGCGTCGTCCACGACGGCGTCTATGCCACCGAACACCTGCTGCGCGAGCAGCACGACCTGGTCATCCTCGACCTGGGCCTGCCCGGCATCGACGGCATGACGCTGCTGGCGCGCTACCGCGCCCGCAACCGCACCACCCCGGTCATTATCCTGACCGCGCGCGACGAGCTCGAAGACAAGCTTTCCGGCCTGAACGCGGGCGCCGACGACTACCTGATCAAACCCTTCGCGCTGCCGGAACTGGAAGCGCGCGTGCGCGTGCTGCTGCGCCGCAGCCAGCATGGCGAGGCCGCGCCCGAGCGCGACGTGCGCCTGGGCCGGCTGCGGCTGTCCGGCAACGATCGCCGCATGTTTATCGACGCGCGCCCGCTGGAGCTGTCGCCGCGCGAGTTCGCGGTGCTGGAACTGCTGCTGCAACGCCAGGGCCGCGTGGTCAGCAAGGCCCAGCTGCAGGACCACCTGGCCACCTTTGCCCACCCCGCCGGCGAAGGCGGCGATACCGTCGGCGACACCGCGATCGAGGTCTACGTGCACCGCGTGCGCAAGAAGCTCGAGGACAGCGACGTCGAGATCATGACCGTGCGCGGCTTCGGCTACCTGCTGCAGATCCGCGCCGGACAATGA
- a CDS encoding sensor histidine kinase has translation MWPRSRTSSRVSWRTASRIATRNVPPASAAADPGGAPPASPRQAARPGSNISLRVHLLRALATPLFALVLTSGSLSYWLAAHYTTQVFDRALYGVANNIAQQIRIAGPRLEQDIPMIAQTLVEAEGTDRIYWRIHGPDGLIGGMDTWLGYGTGQTTLHDARLFYAWFSGRQVRAVRLPVMLPSAAVDELGTSEAGKPARGPIVVEVAELLDRRETAANEILLSVSVPLILLLLVGSLILSHVLKEELVPLQILADKLNRQTARSLAALDETQVPAEVAPLIRGLNALLARLRDALDAQRKFIADAAHQLRTPLTAVKLHADRAQTADSLEVARHALREVQTAADRAVRLSNQLLSLARAEPGLSLERLGPVEHFDLAELAFEIGAEWVPQALARRIDLGFEILPGPTFTGSAPAVVRGNRLLMREALSNLIDNAVKYVPSGGRITVRAGGEAMGHRGMAVVMVEDNGPGIPPQRREEVFKRFFRGDRAPEPGGGRADQAGGAGLGLAIVHEIVTLHHGSIRIEDVPPAPGAATQPSVTDSTPERRAVMRFVIRIPCEPAGSVA, from the coding sequence ATGTGGCCCCGCTCCCGCACCTCCTCCCGAGTCTCCTGGCGCACCGCCTCGCGCATTGCAACGCGCAATGTGCCTCCCGCTTCCGCCGCGGCTGACCCCGGCGGCGCCCCGCCCGCATCGCCGCGCCAGGCCGCCCGCCCCGGCTCCAACATCAGCCTGCGCGTGCACCTGCTGCGCGCACTGGCCACGCCGCTGTTCGCGCTGGTGCTGACCAGCGGCTCGCTGTCTTACTGGCTGGCGGCGCACTACACCACGCAGGTGTTCGACCGCGCGCTGTACGGGGTGGCCAACAATATCGCCCAGCAGATCCGCATCGCCGGCCCGCGGCTGGAACAGGACATCCCGATGATCGCGCAGACGCTGGTCGAGGCCGAGGGCACCGACCGCATCTACTGGCGCATCCACGGTCCTGACGGGCTGATCGGCGGCATGGATACCTGGCTGGGGTACGGCACCGGCCAGACCACGCTGCACGATGCGCGGCTGTTCTACGCCTGGTTCAGCGGACGCCAGGTGCGCGCGGTGCGGCTGCCGGTGATGCTGCCCAGCGCCGCCGTGGACGAGCTTGGCACCAGCGAGGCCGGCAAGCCCGCGCGCGGGCCCATCGTGGTGGAAGTGGCGGAACTGCTGGACCGGCGCGAGACCGCAGCCAACGAGATCCTGCTGTCGGTGTCGGTGCCGCTGATCCTGCTGCTGCTGGTCGGCAGCCTGATCCTGTCGCACGTGCTCAAGGAAGAGCTGGTGCCGCTGCAGATCCTGGCCGACAAGCTCAACCGCCAGACCGCGCGCTCGCTGGCGGCGCTGGACGAAACCCAGGTCCCGGCCGAGGTGGCGCCGCTGATCCGCGGCCTGAACGCGCTGCTGGCGCGGCTGCGCGACGCGCTCGACGCGCAGCGCAAGTTCATTGCCGATGCCGCGCACCAGCTGCGCACGCCGCTGACCGCGGTCAAGCTGCATGCCGACCGGGCGCAGACCGCCGATTCGCTGGAAGTGGCCCGCCATGCGCTGCGCGAGGTGCAGACCGCGGCCGACCGCGCGGTGCGGCTGTCCAACCAGCTGCTGTCGCTGGCGCGGGCCGAGCCGGGGCTGTCGCTGGAACGGCTGGGGCCGGTGGAACACTTCGACCTGGCCGAGCTGGCCTTTGAAATCGGCGCCGAATGGGTGCCGCAGGCGCTGGCGCGCCGTATCGACCTGGGCTTCGAGATCCTGCCAGGCCCCACCTTCACCGGCAGCGCGCCGGCGGTGGTGCGTGGCAACCGGCTGCTGATGCGCGAGGCGCTGTCCAACCTGATCGACAATGCGGTGAAATACGTGCCGTCGGGCGGGCGCATCACGGTGCGCGCCGGCGGCGAGGCCATGGGCCACCGCGGCATGGCGGTGGTGATGGTGGAAGACAACGGCCCCGGCATCCCGCCGCAGCGGCGCGAGGAAGTGTTCAAGCGCTTCTTCCGCGGCGACCGCGCCCCGGAGCCCGGCGGCGGCCGCGCCGACCAGGCGGGCGGGGCCGGCCTGGGGCTGGCCATCGTGCATGAGATCGTGACCCTGCACCACGGCAGCATCCGCATCGAGGACGTGCCGCCAGCGCCGGGCGCTGCGACACAACCTTCCGTCACGGACAGCACGCCCGAGCGGCGCGCGGTGATGCGCTTCGTGATCCGGATCCCGTGCGAGCCGGCAGGGTCGGTGGCCTGA
- a CDS encoding SET domain-containing protein, producing MADKAKRKAAGEGSKKTASDRIEVRQSGVHGKGVYAIAPIAEGERVIEYKGEHISWKKALERHPHDPSDPNHTFYFSLDDGSVIDAKYGGNRARWINHACEPNCEAREKKGRVFIHALRDIAQGEELFYDYGLVIDARYTAKLKKEFECRCGSPQCRGTMLAPKEKKKKAK from the coding sequence ATGGCGGACAAGGCAAAGCGCAAGGCAGCGGGCGAGGGCAGCAAGAAAACGGCGAGCGACCGGATCGAGGTGCGCCAGTCAGGCGTGCACGGCAAGGGCGTCTATGCCATCGCCCCGATTGCCGAGGGCGAGCGCGTGATCGAATACAAGGGCGAGCACATCTCGTGGAAGAAGGCGCTGGAGCGCCATCCGCACGATCCCAGCGATCCCAACCACACCTTCTACTTCAGCCTGGACGACGGCAGCGTCATCGACGCCAAGTACGGCGGCAACCGCGCGCGCTGGATCAACCACGCCTGCGAGCCCAACTGCGAGGCTCGCGAAAAGAAGGGCCGCGTCTTTATCCACGCGCTGCGCGATATCGCCCAGGGCGAGGAGCTGTTCTATGACTACGGCCTGGTGATCGACGCGCGCTATACCGCCAAGCTGAAGAAGGAATTCGAGTGCCGCTGCGGCAGCCCGCAATGCCGCGGCACCATGCTGGCGCCTAAGGAAAAGAAAAAGAAGGCCAAATAA
- a CDS encoding HU family DNA-binding protein has translation MTKTELIDAIAAGVDGLTKAKAEQALNVTLSAIMDAVAKGDTLSLIGFGTFSKGERGERMARNPRTGEEIKVEAAKTVKFKAGQKFKDAVNQ, from the coding sequence ATGACGAAAACCGAACTGATCGACGCTATCGCAGCCGGGGTGGACGGTCTGACCAAGGCCAAGGCGGAACAGGCACTGAACGTGACCCTGTCGGCCATCATGGACGCTGTGGCCAAGGGTGACACGCTGAGCCTCATCGGCTTTGGCACGTTCAGCAAGGGCGAGCGTGGCGAGCGCATGGCGCGCAACCCGCGTACCGGTGAAGAAATCAAGGTCGAAGCCGCCAAGACCGTGAAGTTCAAGGCGGGCCAGAAGTTCAAGGACGCTGTCAACCAGTGA
- a CDS encoding DUF2272 domain-containing protein: MFARPQRRRSPQRYAQRFPQPIPQRSPQARAPLRAAGAAALLALLSACTTVIEPARPQARALPDTERPVTSPGATPRERIVEIATKEWARWGGQVVRLGRDDTSCVTYSPVPAPELPPELPLASPTDAAAPAVATTDTESKTNGNPPPAASCLSFPDGTGMEATPLGCTLARRYWGIVGETPSCRQVTQGAWAWSAVFVSWVLRKAGLDERQFLTGQSHSMYVVDARDGILPRPAFRIEPVPAMPRPGDIICAGRGRDRYLEDIAEIGFGTTPMHCDIVVAVDPAARVVRAIGGNVQQSVSMEEIELGDSGRLDGITNSHMPWLLVMRNDLQ; encoded by the coding sequence ATGTTTGCCCGTCCGCAGCGCCGCAGATCTCCACAGCGTTATGCACAACGCTTTCCACAGCCGATTCCACAGCGTTCTCCACAGGCGCGTGCGCCGCTGCGCGCCGCCGGCGCGGCCGCGCTGCTGGCGCTGCTGAGCGCCTGCACCACCGTTATCGAACCGGCCCGGCCGCAAGCGCGGGCGCTGCCGGACACCGAGCGGCCTGTGACGAGCCCGGGCGCCACGCCGCGCGAGCGCATCGTCGAGATCGCCACCAAGGAATGGGCCCGCTGGGGCGGACAGGTGGTGCGGCTGGGCCGCGACGACACCTCTTGCGTGACCTACAGCCCGGTGCCGGCGCCGGAATTGCCTCCCGAGCTGCCGCTGGCGTCCCCGACCGACGCCGCAGCGCCCGCCGTGGCCACCACTGATACCGAGTCCAAGACCAACGGCAACCCGCCGCCGGCAGCCAGCTGCCTGTCGTTTCCGGACGGCACCGGCATGGAGGCCACGCCGCTGGGCTGCACGCTGGCGCGCCGCTACTGGGGCATCGTCGGCGAAACGCCCAGCTGCAGGCAGGTCACGCAGGGCGCCTGGGCCTGGTCGGCGGTCTTTGTGTCATGGGTGTTGCGCAAGGCGGGGCTGGACGAGCGGCAGTTCCTGACCGGCCAGTCGCACTCGATGTACGTGGTCGACGCCCGCGACGGCATCCTGCCCCGCCCCGCGTTCCGTATCGAGCCCGTGCCGGCGATGCCGCGCCCCGGCGACATCATCTGCGCCGGTCGCGGCCGTGACCGCTATCTCGAGGACATCGCCGAGATCGGCTTCGGCACCACGCCGATGCATTGCGACATCGTGGTCGCCGTGGATCCGGCCGCGCGCGTGGTGCGGGCCATCGGCGGCAACGTCCAGCAATCGGTATCGATGGAAGAGATCGAGCTGGGCGATTCGGGTCGGCTCGACGGGATCACCAACTCGCATATGCCGTGGTTGCTGGTGATGCGCAACGACCTGCAGTAA
- the dinB gene encoding DNA polymerase IV: MSAPPDATAAVQRKIIHCDCDCFYASVEMRDDPSLRGRPMAVGGAPDRRGVIATCNYEARAYGVRSAMASAQALKRCPDLLIVRPAMDKYREVSRRIFAIYREYTALVEPLSLDEAYLDVSLCTHHAGSATRIAEEIRQRVREEVGVTVSAGVGPSKFVAKIASDWNKPDGLFVVRPAAVDAFVAALPVERIHGVGKVTAAKLRRLGAETCGDLRPWSPDRLHREFGVFGARLYKLCRGVDERAVTPERERKSISVEETYADDLPDLQACLAELEPLIAMLEARIARAQAHDTIDKLTVKLRFSDFRQTTVECRGHAPDRGVYARLLAEGHARRGLPVRLLGVGVGTSDRDTAQLELFD, translated from the coding sequence ATGTCCGCCCCGCCTGACGCCACTGCCGCGGTCCAGCGCAAGATCATCCATTGCGACTGCGACTGCTTCTACGCCTCGGTCGAAATGCGCGACGACCCGTCGCTGCGCGGCCGGCCGATGGCCGTGGGCGGCGCGCCAGACCGGCGCGGGGTGATCGCCACCTGCAACTACGAGGCGCGTGCCTATGGCGTGCGCTCGGCGATGGCGTCGGCGCAGGCGCTCAAGCGCTGCCCGGACCTGCTGATCGTGCGCCCCGCGATGGACAAGTACCGCGAGGTCTCGCGCCGCATCTTCGCGATCTACCGCGAATACACCGCGCTGGTCGAGCCGCTGTCGCTGGACGAGGCCTACCTCGATGTCAGCCTGTGCACGCACCATGCCGGCAGCGCCACCCGCATCGCCGAAGAGATCCGCCAGCGCGTGCGCGAGGAAGTCGGGGTGACCGTATCGGCCGGCGTCGGCCCCAGCAAGTTCGTCGCCAAGATCGCCAGCGACTGGAACAAGCCCGACGGCCTGTTCGTGGTCCGGCCCGCCGCGGTCGATGCCTTTGTCGCCGCGCTGCCGGTCGAGCGCATCCATGGCGTGGGCAAGGTCACCGCGGCCAAGCTGCGCCGGCTGGGGGCCGAGACCTGCGGCGACCTGCGGCCGTGGTCGCCGGACCGCCTGCATCGCGAGTTCGGCGTGTTCGGGGCGCGGCTGTACAAGCTGTGCCGCGGCGTCGACGAGCGCGCGGTCACGCCCGAGCGCGAGCGCAAGTCGATCAGCGTGGAAGAGACCTATGCCGACGACCTGCCCGACCTGCAGGCCTGCCTGGCCGAGCTGGAACCGCTGATCGCCATGCTGGAGGCGCGCATCGCGCGCGCCCAGGCGCACGACACCATTGACAAGCTCACGGTAAAGCTGCGCTTCTCCGACTTCCGGCAGACCACGGTGGAATGCCGCGGCCATGCCCCGGACCGCGGCGTCTATGCACGGCTGCTGGCCGAGGGCCATGCGCGCCGGGGCTTGCCGGTGCGGCTGCTGGGGGTTGGGGTGGGCACGAGCGACCGGGATACCGCGCAGCTGGAGTTGTTCGATTGA
- the rarD gene encoding EamA family transporter RarD — MQLGILYALLAYLIWGLLPLYIKSLPGIAPMEILLHRMVWSLVFLGLILAWRRQWAWLGQVVRDRRLLLSFAASAALLCANWFLYIWAVSANRVVDASLGYFINPLFSVLLGVVFLHERLRRVQWLAIAVAAAGVAWLTVAAGQLPWIALGLAASFGGYGLLRKTGALGALEGLSLETLLLFPLAAAALGWLFATGQDSFTHAAPGTQWLLLLAGPVTAVPLLFFAAGARRIPLSLLGLLQYTGPTLQLLLGVWLWHEPFPAQKQVGYALIWLSLALYAAEGLWMNARQKPAGIQSINETT; from the coding sequence ATGCAACTCGGCATTCTCTACGCCCTGCTGGCCTACCTCATCTGGGGCCTGCTCCCGCTCTACATCAAGTCGCTTCCCGGCATCGCCCCGATGGAGATCCTGCTGCACCGGATGGTGTGGTCGCTGGTCTTCCTGGGGCTGATCCTGGCCTGGCGCCGCCAGTGGGCGTGGCTGGGCCAGGTGGTCAGGGACCGGCGCCTGTTGCTGTCGTTTGCCGCCAGCGCGGCGCTGCTGTGCGCCAACTGGTTCCTGTATATCTGGGCGGTGTCGGCCAACCGCGTGGTCGACGCCAGCCTGGGGTATTTCATCAATCCGCTGTTCAGCGTGCTGCTCGGCGTGGTGTTCCTGCATGAGCGCCTGCGCCGGGTGCAATGGCTGGCGATCGCGGTGGCGGCCGCTGGCGTGGCCTGGCTGACGGTGGCGGCCGGGCAGCTGCCGTGGATCGCGCTGGGCCTGGCCGCCAGCTTTGGCGGCTACGGGCTGCTGCGCAAGACCGGTGCGCTGGGCGCGCTGGAAGGGCTGTCGCTGGAAACGCTGCTGCTGTTCCCGCTGGCCGCGGCGGCGCTGGGCTGGCTGTTCGCCACCGGCCAGGACAGCTTTACCCACGCAGCGCCGGGTACGCAGTGGCTGCTGTTGCTGGCCGGGCCGGTGACGGCGGTGCCGCTGCTGTTCTTTGCCGCCGGCGCACGGCGCATTCCGCTGTCGCTGCTGGGGCTGCTGCAGTACACCGGTCCGACCCTGCAACTGCTGCTGGGCGTGTGGCTGTGGCACGAGCCGTTCCCGGCGCAGAAGCAGGTGGGCTACGCGCTGATCTGGCTGTCGCTGGCCTTGTATGCGGCCGAAGGACTGTGGATGAATGCGCGGCAGAAGCCCGCTGGCATCCAATCTATCAATGAGACGACCTGA
- a CDS encoding TRAP transporter substrate-binding protein — MERRSFLLKASAVAATGALAACGKGEEKAAPAAASGPAAPAVVGSNPAVEWRLASSFPKSLDTIYGGAELLSARVKELTDGKFNIKVFAAGEIVPGLQVLDAVQNNTVQIGHTAGYYYFGKNPTLCFDTTIPFGLTARQQNAWMMQGNGMKLMREFFKEYNVVNFLGGNTNAQMGGWFRKEIKTVADLQGLKYRIAGFAGVVLSRLGVVPQQIAGGDIYPALEKGTIDAAEWVGPYDDEKLGFYKVAPFYYYPGWWEGSAQLSFYASASEFEKLPALYKRALETATIEAHTNMMAKYDTVNPQALARLLENGVKLRPFSKEIMEACFKATQESYADETAKNPSFKKIYDDWRVFRNNQAAWFNVAEQGYAQFSFARKL, encoded by the coding sequence ATGGAACGTCGTTCCTTTCTGTTGAAAGCGTCGGCCGTGGCTGCCACCGGGGCACTGGCCGCGTGCGGCAAGGGTGAAGAGAAGGCAGCGCCTGCCGCCGCCAGCGGCCCGGCCGCGCCGGCCGTAGTGGGCAGCAACCCCGCCGTGGAATGGCGCCTGGCCTCGAGCTTTCCCAAGTCGCTCGACACCATCTATGGCGGTGCCGAGCTGCTGTCGGCCCGCGTCAAGGAGCTGACCGACGGCAAATTCAACATCAAGGTCTTTGCCGCCGGTGAAATCGTGCCCGGCCTGCAGGTGCTGGACGCGGTGCAGAACAATACCGTGCAGATCGGCCACACCGCCGGCTACTACTACTTCGGCAAGAACCCGACGCTGTGCTTTGACACCACCATCCCGTTCGGCCTGACCGCACGCCAGCAGAACGCCTGGATGATGCAGGGCAACGGCATGAAGCTGATGCGCGAGTTCTTCAAGGAATACAACGTCGTCAACTTCCTGGGCGGCAACACCAACGCGCAGATGGGCGGCTGGTTCCGCAAGGAAATCAAGACCGTGGCCGACCTGCAGGGCCTGAAGTACCGCATCGCCGGGTTTGCCGGCGTGGTGCTGTCGCGCCTGGGCGTGGTGCCGCAGCAGATTGCCGGCGGCGACATCTACCCCGCGCTGGAGAAGGGCACCATCGACGCGGCCGAGTGGGTGGGCCCGTACGATGACGAGAAGCTGGGCTTCTACAAGGTGGCGCCGTTCTACTACTACCCGGGCTGGTGGGAAGGCAGCGCGCAGCTGTCGTTCTACGCCTCGGCCAGCGAGTTCGAGAAGCTGCCGGCGCTGTACAAGCGCGCGCTTGAAACCGCCACCATCGAGGCGCACACCAACATGATGGCCAAGTACGACACGGTCAACCCGCAGGCGCTGGCGCGCCTGCTGGAAAACGGCGTCAAGCTGCGCCCGTTCTCCAAGGAGATCATGGAGGCCTGCTTCAAGGCGACCCAGGAGTCCTACGCCGACGAAACCGCGAAGAACCCGTCGTTCAAGAAGATCTACGACGACTGGCGCGTGTTCCGCAACAACCAGGCGGCCTGGTTCAACGTGGCCGAGCAGGGCTACGCCCAGTTCAGCTTCGCGCGCAAGCTGTAA